Sequence from the Bacteroidota bacterium genome:
ACATCGGGAGTGAAGAGCAAGTAAAAAGCAGTTTACAGTTTACGGTTTGCAGTTTCTGGTTTTAAAAACCAGAAACAGAAAACAGTAAACCCAAAACCCAAACCCCTGCGCGCAGCGGTCCGCCAAAAGGACGGACTCTCGCAAAGCGCAGGGCTTTTGTCGCCTTGCGCCATGGCGCGTTTCGCGCTCATTTATTTTTTCCGGTTTTCGTACGTAAAAATTCCCATGAGCCATGCTTTATCAATGCAGCCATGGCGCGTATGCACATCTAGTTTTTTGTAAATGATGACAAGCCGTGCATCCGCCCATTTTTCTTTAAAGCCGAATTTATTCCCGATTTGCTCTTTTGAAAGTTCTTCCGCCCAGTAAACGAGTATTAAAAACTGCTCGTCAGTGAGCGTGCCTGTGGGGTCGTAATTCTGACATCAGCATAGTAACTGCTAACATTGCTGCAGCAACTACTGTAGTCAGTGCAGCAACTACTGTAGTCAGTACAGCAACTACTGTAGTCAGTATAGCAACTACTGTAGTCCACGCATAAACTCCGATGATTTTTTATTACTTCATTGCCCCATACACTGCTTTGAGAATGTTGGAACGTATTCCCATTTTCGTAATCTTGTTGTTTTCCGAATCGGGATACACGCGGTTGGAAAGAAAAACATACACGAGATTTTTTTCCGGGTCTGCCCATGTGATGGTTCCCGTAAATCCCTGGTGCCCGAAACTTAAATAAGAAACGCAATCGCAGATGGGGCTGTCCTTCGTTGGATTTGTTTCCGGCTTGTCAAAGCCAAGCGCCCTGCGGTTATCACCGCAGAACTGGCACTTGGTAAATTCTCTCACGGTGGCTGTATCAATAAATCGTTTGCCTCCGTATTCTCCGCCCTGCAAAAACAATTGCATCATCACGCCTAAATCGTTTGCATCTGAAAACAATCCTGCATGCCCCGCCACTCCGCCCAGCATGGCAGCAGCAGGGTCGTGCACATCTCCATGCACCAATTGTTTTCTGAACTTCACATCGTATTCCGTTGGAACAATCCGGCTCAACGAAAATTTTTCGCGCGGCTTATACGTCATGGTGGAAAGCCCGAGCGGAGCGTAAAAATTTTTCTGCACATATTCATCCATCGGTGTCTTTGTAATTCCCTCTATGACTCGCCAGATGAAAAGCAAATCCAAATCGCTGTACACATATTTTTTCTGCGAACTCACAGGCGATTCAATAATTCGTTTCCAAAGAGTGTCGGAATAATTTTTGCGGATGTATAATTGAGCGGCAACGCGCGTGGGATATTCTGCGGTCTTTACCTTATTATATATGCCGGGCTTGTATTCTCCTTTGCTGAGCGTGCGCAGATAAAACGGAATCCAGTCCTTCAAGCCCGCCTGGTGCGTGAGCATTTCGCGCAGGCGCAGGTTTGCTTTGTCAGTGAATCTTACTTCAGGAAGATAATGCCCCAGCGAATCATCGAGATTAATTTTTTTCTCATCGTAAAGTTTCATCGCAGCGGCAGTGGTGGCGGCAATTTTTGTGATGGAAGCCAAATCATAAATATCATCCTTCTTCACCATGCGCCTGTTTTCGTAGGTGTGATAGCCGAATGATTTATAGTAAAAAACTTTACTGTCCTTCGCGAAAAAAACTTCGCAGCCGGGAAACGCTTTCTCCGAAATGCCGTGAGCGACAATCGTATCAATCGCTTCTAATTTTTTAGAATCAATTCCTACTTCTTCAGGAACGGTGTATTTAAAACGAATGGGCGAAGGAGTATTCAGTCCTGAACCGATGGGAAATTTTTTTGAAGCGGTAACCGGCAGTTTTCCTTTCGCAGCAACTCCCCCGAAAATCACCTGCGCGGAAAGATTGAGCATGTAATCGTTGTTCTCGTAACCCATCACAATGGCATCCGTGCTGTCAGCAATGGTATCGAGCGATTGCAGTGAATACGCATTTGCAAAAACCGCCAGAATAGTTTTTGACTGCCTGTTCACTTTGCGGATGAAATCAACCGTTTGTTTTGTAATTCCGAAATCATTTTTCGGATTTGTTGTTCCGGCAATAGTTACGATGACAAGATTATAATCTAAAAGTTTTTTCAGCAGCGTGTCGGTTTCACTTCGCTTTGATTCTTTCGGAAGAGAAAAGTTTTTTACGGGCGAATACCACGCAAGCATTTCATTCAACTTGTTATTCACACCCGTTCCGATGGAAACAGAAGCAATGCGAAGCGTATCCGGATTCATGAGCGGAATTATTTTCTTTTCGTTCTTCAGCAGCGTAACAGAATTTTCTGCAAGAAGAATATTTAAATAATCTGTGCGGTAAGAATTTAAATCGCGGAAAAGATTTGCCGTATCAATGGGAGAATATTTATTTAATCCGCACCATTGCTTCGCCAAAAGAATTTTTTTGCAGCGCGAATCAATTTCTTCCTGCGTAATTTCTCCGCGCGCCATTGCATTTTTAATTTCCGCAATCGCTTTCGGAACGTCTTCGGAGAAAAGCAGCACATCGTTTCCCGCCAGCAGCGCTTTTACATCCGCTTCACCGGGCTTGTAAAACTTTGTAACGCCTTTCATGTTCAGCGCGTCTGTAAAAATCAATCCATCGAACTTCAATTCTTTTTTCAGCAAACCGGTTACCACTTTTGGCGATAAAGTGGAAGCGGTATTTTTTGTGGTGTCGAGCGCGGGAATAAAAAGATGCGCCACCATCACGCTGCCAATTCCCTGCCGGAACATTTCTTTGAACGGAAATAAATCAAGCGTGTCAATGGTTTCTTTGCTGTGAGAAATGACGGGAAGAGTTTTATGCGAATCGCTTTCGGTATCGCCATGTCCCGGAAAATGTTTCGCGCAGGCAAGCACGCCCGCGTCCTGCAATCCTTTCATGTAGAGCAATGATTTCCGTGTAACCGAAAATTTATTTTCTCCGAACGAGCGGTTACTGATGACCGGGTTGAGCGGATTGTTATTTACATCCACCACCGGAGCAAGATTCACCTGAATGCCGAGGCGTTTGCACTCGCGCGCAATTTCTTTTCCCATCAGATAAATTAATGAATCGGCATTCGGGGGAATTGCGCCCAGCGTCATCTGATGCGGAAACTGCACCGTGCTGTCGAGCCGCATGTTCAATCCCCATTCCCCGTCAATTGAAATTAAAAGTTTTACTTTGGAAATTTTCTGGTAGTAATTTGTGAGAGTTGCCTGCCTCATCGGTCCTCCCTGAAAAAAAATCAATCCTCCGATTCCGCAGGAGTCAATCAATCTTTTTATTTCAGCGGTATCTGTTTTCTCATTCGACCAGGCAGCCACCATGAAGAGTTGCCCTATGCGTTGCGCGGGAGTGAGCGTAGTAAAAACCGAATCGCTCCACGATTGATTGTTTGATTTAAGAAATACCGGCTGACTCCAAATGACAAATGACAAATGACAAATGACAAATAAAATTGCTGTATGCCTCAGGAAAGTTTTCACTGTATTCAAAAGTAAATTTAGTAAAGGCGCAGGAAAAAAATCAAGCGTTATCTTTTCAACGAATAAATGTTGATGAGGAAAATTAGTAAATTCGCATGACAAACTAAACTCTCTATGAAAATATTTTTTGGTTTCACATTCATTTTATTCACGCTTCCTGTTTTTTCCCAAACCGATTCAACAAAAAAATCTCCGCCCACGCTTGAAAAAGGCGATTACTCCGTGCTGGGCGTGCTTGACTTCGGCAGCAAAACCGAATTGGAAGGAGCCGAACTTCAGTTGAAGATTGAATGATTTCATTCATCCATTCATCCGCTCTTCCATTCATCCTGTTTGATGAACAAATGTTGTTAAAAAAATATTTCCCTCCTATTGTCTTTTATATATCTTTGCTGCTCAATTTTTAAACCATTCAATCAACTTAAATTTATTTCGATGAAAACAAAAGTACTTTCTCTTTTATCAGCAGTTTTTTTTGCAGGCGCAGCGCTTGCGCAAACATCGGGCGGACCCGATACCTACGGCTATACCTGGCGCAACGATCAGGATGCTCAAGGCCCTGCCGTTATGTGGAATGATATTAAAGGCAAAGGAACCAAGATTATCGGTTTGGGCGATGATAACCGAAAAGGTCCGTTTGTTCTGGGATGGAACTTTCATTTTTATTGGCTTGACTATAATAAAATGTACGTGGGCTCTAACGGCTGGATTGGATTTACCGGTGCTCCCGGAAATATTGCAGCGCCATTTCCCACACTGCCTTCCACTTCGGCAAAGAATACCATCAGCCCGCTTCTTGCCGATTTAACATTTACGAAAACAAATTCTCAGCCGGTGCCCAATGCTTCTGCATGGTACTGGTCGAATAATGTTGACACATTTATTGTTCAATATGATTCTGTCCCTTATTGGGTGAATACTCCTAACGGATATGATGGAAGATACAGTTTCCAGGTAATCCTCAGCGGAGCGGATAGTTCCATTACGTTTCAATATAACATTGCCCAGGTGGGAACAAATGTTTATCAAACAACAGAAGGAACAGCAACAGGAATTTCCAATTCATCAGGACAAATTGGATTGCAGGTGTTGCCAAGTTTAACTTTCCCCACTCCAAACTCGGCTGTTAAATTTTATTATCCGGGCACTGTAACCTATCAGGCATTTGACGCTACTCCTTTATGGAATCAAAACCCGGAGAACGGTGGATTTTTTCTTTCCAAATCAACTAACAATACGTGGCTGGTAACCGATGTGAATAATGCAGGAAACCAAAACATCACCAACATTCCTGTAACAGGTGGGGTTTACGATAAGGGTCTTAACCAGGTTTGGTCAGGCAGCGCAACTGTATCATCGCTTCTTATAGGTGCAGATTCAATGCTTGCATATTCTACTGCCTTTACACCCACTACTTCAGGTACATTTCTTTACCGCTCCACCACTTCATTGAGCACAGACGTTAATCCTGCCAATGATATTACCGATGTGGAAATGGATATAGTAGATACCACTCAGGCAACTGTTCCCTTAGCGTATTTTTACGATACCACCACCACCACGCAAATCAGTTGGGGCGGAAACGGAGGACAAGGAATTTATATTCAGCCGCCATTTTATCCGGCTTCAATTACTTCGGTGGAGGTATATGTAACAAATACTACGAAGTTGACTACGTTTTATCACCAGTTGCAAATTCTGGACGATAACGGACCTTTTAATTCTCCTGGTACTCAACTTTATATTGATTCTGTTTCTTCGCCTCTTTCCATTCCTCTGAAGTTTCACAAATTTGCTCTTTCAACTCCGCTCGTGGTAAGTTCAGGAGGAGTGTATGTTGGCTATATGGAAAATGGAGACGACTCGAGCGCCATCGGAACTTCTCAAACGCTTCCGCTTTCCAACCGCAACTTTGAAATCATTGGCGGCAACTGGGCGGAATACCGCAACAATGCCACTGAAGATTTTATGATTCGCGTAAATATTCAGGGCAATAACGCTGCGGTACCTGAAATTACTTCTGATGCATCGGTTGCCATTTGGCCCAACCCGTTCAATTCATTTGCCAATGTGAGAATTGATTTTGTAAATCCTGCTCACGGTGCTCTCGTGTTTGATGTGTATGACATATACGGAAAACAAGTGCAGTCGCTTGATTTGAGCCCCTTCAAAGGCGCAGCCATTGACTTCACGCTCAACAGAGGCGCTAACATTGCGGCAGGTTTATATTTCTATAAACTGAAAGACAGCGAGCATATTCTTTCTGCAGGAAAAATTATTGTGCAGTAAGAAAAGAAAACAAAAAAAGAAAAATCTCGCCTGTGAAATTTGCAGGCGGGATTTTTTTTCTACCCGTTGACCTGCAATTTTTCTGTTCATATCATTTCAAAAAAAACTTTACGCACCGCGCTTCCAATTAAATAATATATATCTTTGCTCGCTCTTTGGAAAAAAATATATCTGATGAAAAGATTTTTATTTTCTCTTTCGTTTCTTTTTTCTTTCTCTCTTTTTTCATTTTCACAATCATCGCAAAAAGTAATGTGCGTGGCGCCCACCATAACCATGTCATCAAATGTTACCATTTGCAGCGGGCAGTCCACCACCATCAGCGTAACAGTTACTTCGGGCACTTCGCCTTTCACGTATGTGTGGGCGCCTTCGGGAAGTTTGAGCAGCCCCACCATTTCTAATCCGGTTGCCTCTCCAACCGCCACCACCGTTTATACAGTTACCGTCACCGATGCGCAGCCCTGCACCAGCACCGGAACCATGATGGTTACCGTGAATCCAACGCCTACGGTTACTGTTGGCGGCACCGGTTCAATCTGCCCAGGCAGCAGCGCCACGCTCACTGCCAGCGGAGGCAATACATATTCCTGGTGGAACAACGGTTCAACCACTACGAGCATTACTGTTTCTCCCACTGTCAACACCACGTACACGCTCACCGGCACCGATGCAAACGGATGCACGGGCACCGGAACAGGAACTGTTTCCCTTTATCCCGCGCCCACTCCGAGCATCAGCGGAACCTTTGCAATCTGCGGAGGAGACCCGGTTACGCTCACCGGCTCAGGAGGAGTAACGTATAGTTGGGCGCCTGGCGGGCAAACCACCACGAGCATTGTTGTTGTTCCCACTGTAACTTCTTCCTATACGCTTACCGCAACCGATGGAAACGGATGCACGGGTGTTACTTCGGCAACTATTACTGTGAACGGAGCGCCCACCATCACTGTTTCCGGCTCCACTACGGTTTGTAACGGAGCCAGCGCCACACTCACGGCATCGGGAGGTGATACCTACGGATGGAGCACCGGGCAAACCACTTCGAGCATTGTTGTTAATCCAAGCACTACCACCACTTATACGGTAACAGGCACCATTACTTCAACAGGATGTTCGGGGCAGGCAACGGGAACCGTTTCGCTTTATCCAAGCCCCACCGCTTCCATCAGCGGAAACCTTACTATCTGTTCCGGTCAAAGCACTACGCTCACCGGCTCGGGAGGAATAAATTATTCATGGAGCACCGGTTCCACTTCTAATCCTATTTCGGTTAACCCTACAATAAGCACAAGTTATACCGTAGTCGCCACCGATGCCAACGGATGTACGGATGATAGTTCGGTTACCGTGGCGGTGAATCCATTGCCAACGGCAAATGCAGGACCCGATGTTTCGATATGTTCGGGCTCAAGCACCACGCTGAACGGAACAGGCAACGGAAGTTTTGCATGGGCTCCTTCGGGAAGTTTGAGTTGCAGCACCTGCGTGAACCCTGTTGCGAATCCTACTTCCACCACCACTTACACGCTTACTGTTACCAATTCCTGCGGAAGCGCAACCAGCACAGTTACCATTACCATTAATTCAAATCCCTCGGTGAATGCAGGAACCGATGTTACCATCTGCCTGGGCGGAAACACCACCTTGACTGCCAGCGGAAGCGGAACCTTTCAATGGTCGCCTTCCACCGGCTTAAGTAATACTTCTATTGCCAATCCTGTTGCCAACCCAACTGTTTCCACTAACTACACAGTGACTATGACAGACATCTGCGGAACTGCCAGCGATTCGGTTTGGGTATATATTGGAACGCCCACTGCTTCCATCACCGGCAATTCGCCTATCTGCAGCGGAAGTTCAACAACGCTTACGGCAAACGCGGGAACCGGCTATGCATGGAGCCCTGGCGGACAAAGCACTTCTTCCATTGTGGTTTCTCCCACCACTACTTCTTCTTATACAGTTATAGTTACCGATGCAGGCGGATGCACCGCCACTGCTTCCATGACCGTGAGCGTGAATGCGCTTCCCTCTGCTTCCATTTCGGGAAACACCACTGTTTGTTCGGGAGTGAACAGCACGCTTACCGCTTCGGGCGGAACTTCTTATTCGTGGAACACGAGCGCCACCACCACTTCAATTGTTGTGAATATTACTTCGGCAACCAACTATAC
This genomic interval carries:
- a CDS encoding gliding motility-associated C-terminal domain-containing protein; the protein is MKRFLFSLSFLFSFSLFSFSQSSQKVMCVAPTITMSSNVTICSGQSTTISVTVTSGTSPFTYVWAPSGSLSSPTISNPVASPTATTVYTVTVTDAQPCTSTGTMMVTVNPTPTVTVGGTGSICPGSSATLTASGGNTYSWWNNGSTTTSITVSPTVNTTYTLTGTDANGCTGTGTGTVSLYPAPTPSISGTFAICGGDPVTLTGSGGVTYSWAPGGQTTTSIVVVPTVTSSYTLTATDGNGCTGVTSATITVNGAPTITVSGSTTVCNGASATLTASGGDTYGWSTGQTTSSIVVNPSTTTTYTVTGTITSTGCSGQATGTVSLYPSPTASISGNLTICSGQSTTLTGSGGINYSWSTGSTSNPISVNPTISTSYTVVATDANGCTDDSSVTVAVNPLPTANAGPDVSICSGSSTTLNGTGNGSFAWAPSGSLSCSTCVNPVANPTSTTTYTLTVTNSCGSATSTVTITINSNPSVNAGTDVTICLGGNTTLTASGSGTFQWSPSTGLSNTSIANPVANPTVSTNYTVTMTDICGTASDSVWVYIGTPTASITGNSPICSGSSTTLTANAGTGYAWSPGGQSTSSIVVSPTTTSSYTVIVTDAGGCTATASMTVSVNALPSASISGNTTVCSGVNSTLTASGGTSYSWNTSATTTSIVVNITSATNYTVTVTDANGCTNTASVSLSVSPQPTAFAGADTAICVGGSAVLNAAGNGTYSWSTGQTTASITVSPTSSTTYTLFVTNSCGTATDSVTIFVQPLPVVTVSGVSTICLGTPDTIAATGGGNYLWSPGGQTTSSIIVNPTSNTGYTVTVTSGAGCSNTGTFSVSVSSVAASIAGNSTICSGQVATLSASGGTSYSWSTGQTGTLISVSPSVTTGYTVTASNSIGCTGTAVFTISVTPTPTVSVSASSTTFCSGSATTLNASGGTTYLWAPSTGLSNTTIANPTANPTTSITYTVLAFNGTCADTATIPLTVNPNPTITITALPQTNICNGSCATITASGGVSYVWNPGGQTTASVTECPTLSTTYSVTATGANGCTSSGTTLITVLPQINLIVNGITNICAGNSTTLTAQNGGTTYSWLPNGQTSATIIVMPSVTTSYTVTSSNGACSDTAGITVNVSPIPTVTVSASPNTINIGASTTLSGNTSTGTYIWSPTTGLSCAACPNPVASPVDTTVYVLCTTDANGCSACDSVIVYVTKECGDIFVPNAFSPNGDSHNDWLCVRAPGSNGGGECKASPCIKEISFTIYNRWGQKVFFSDDAAVGWDGTIQGKPADAAVFFFLLDVTLIDETFFHKEGSVSLVR
- a CDS encoding serine hydrolase, giving the protein MKTFLRHTAILFVICHLSFVIWSQPVFLKSNNQSWSDSVFTTLTPAQRIGQLFMVAAWSNEKTDTAEIKRLIDSCGIGGLIFFQGGPMRQATLTNYYQKISKVKLLISIDGEWGLNMRLDSTVQFPHQMTLGAIPPNADSLIYLMGKEIARECKRLGIQVNLAPVVDVNNNPLNPVISNRSFGENKFSVTRKSLLYMKGLQDAGVLACAKHFPGHGDTESDSHKTLPVISHSKETIDTLDLFPFKEMFRQGIGSVMVAHLFIPALDTTKNTASTLSPKVVTGLLKKELKFDGLIFTDALNMKGVTKFYKPGEADVKALLAGNDVLLFSEDVPKAIAEIKNAMARGEITQEEIDSRCKKILLAKQWCGLNKYSPIDTANLFRDLNSYRTDYLNILLAENSVTLLKNEKKIIPLMNPDTLRIASVSIGTGVNNKLNEMLAWYSPVKNFSLPKESKRSETDTLLKKLLDYNLVIVTIAGTTNPKNDFGITKQTVDFIRKVNRQSKTILAVFANAYSLQSLDTIADSTDAIVMGYENNDYMLNLSAQVIFGGVAAKGKLPVTASKKFPIGSGLNTPSPIRFKYTVPEEVGIDSKKLEAIDTIVAHGISEKAFPGCEVFFAKDSKVFYYKSFGYHTYENRRMVKKDDIYDLASITKIAATTAAAMKLYDEKKINLDDSLGHYLPEVRFTDKANLRLREMLTHQAGLKDWIPFYLRTLSKGEYKPGIYNKVKTAEYPTRVAAQLYIRKNYSDTLWKRIIESPVSSQKKYVYSDLDLLFIWRVIEGITKTPMDEYVQKNFYAPLGLSTMTYKPREKFSLSRIVPTEYDVKFRKQLVHGDVHDPAAAMLGGVAGHAGLFSDANDLGVMMQLFLQGGEYGGKRFIDTATVREFTKCQFCGDNRRALGFDKPETNPTKDSPICDCVSYLSFGHQGFTGTITWADPEKNLVYVFLSNRVYPDSENNKITKMGIRSNILKAVYGAMK
- a CDS encoding T9SS type A sorting domain-containing protein, which codes for MKTKVLSLLSAVFFAGAALAQTSGGPDTYGYTWRNDQDAQGPAVMWNDIKGKGTKIIGLGDDNRKGPFVLGWNFHFYWLDYNKMYVGSNGWIGFTGAPGNIAAPFPTLPSTSAKNTISPLLADLTFTKTNSQPVPNASAWYWSNNVDTFIVQYDSVPYWVNTPNGYDGRYSFQVILSGADSSITFQYNIAQVGTNVYQTTEGTATGISNSSGQIGLQVLPSLTFPTPNSAVKFYYPGTVTYQAFDATPLWNQNPENGGFFLSKSTNNTWLVTDVNNAGNQNITNIPVTGGVYDKGLNQVWSGSATVSSLLIGADSMLAYSTAFTPTTSGTFLYRSTTSLSTDVNPANDITDVEMDIVDTTQATVPLAYFYDTTTTTQISWGGNGGQGIYIQPPFYPASITSVEVYVTNTTKLTTFYHQLQILDDNGPFNSPGTQLYIDSVSSPLSIPLKFHKFALSTPLVVSSGGVYVGYMENGDDSSAIGTSQTLPLSNRNFEIIGGNWAEYRNNATEDFMIRVNIQGNNAAVPEITSDASVAIWPNPFNSFANVRIDFVNPAHGALVFDVYDIYGKQVQSLDLSPFKGAAIDFTLNRGANIAAGLYFYKLKDSEHILSAGKIIVQ